The following coding sequences lie in one Arachis stenosperma cultivar V10309 chromosome 5, arast.V10309.gnm1.PFL2, whole genome shotgun sequence genomic window:
- the LOC130981218 gene encoding uncharacterized protein LOC130981218 — protein sequence MTHEQRLIFDEILNAVITDSGGFYFVYGHGGTAHSRFSIPITITNESTCNIKHGSLKAKLLIQISLVIWDEAQMFNEMCFEALDRKLRDLMSVTDQHKTHQPFGGKVVVLGGDFRQILPVILKGSRHDILTSAINSSHL from the exons ATGACTCATGAGCAAAGGTTAATATTCGATGAGATACTCAATGCTGTGATTACAGACTCTGGTGGTTTTTACTTTGTTTATGGGCAtggtgg AACGGCTCATTCTAGATTTTCAATACCCATTACAATTACTAATGAATCTACTTGCAACATCAAGCATGGCAGTTTGAAAGCTAAGCTGCTCATTCAAATTAGCTTAGTAATTTGGGATGAAGCTCAAATGTTCAATGAAATGTGCTTTGAAGCACTTGATCGGAAGCTTAGGGATCTTATGTCAGTTACCGATCAACATAAAACACATCAACCATTTGGTGGTAAGGTTGTTGTTCTAGGAGGTGATTTTAGGCAGATACTTCCGGTGATTCTGAAAGGGAGTAGACACGATATATTGACATCAGCTATTAACTCATCCCATCTGTAG
- the LOC130981738 gene encoding zinc finger CCCH domain-containing protein 41: protein MELKVSSPKPESVVPSDCVSSDPEEKEVSDDDDDDRNHKHRRREARSQSSERDVSEPVNNRPFRKRNKNFGNRHPFRENESLGFETMKTYNDATTDKELYSKFERRRPGLTSGPRTPLDMRLRANQPFTGDPSVGRGRGRESGFWNHRDPRFSSIDVATQLVPGSIPPSLYTGRGLPNVSNAQSASWNTFGLIPTVPNGGLDMLHPMGLPAALRPPINPSLNVNIPRQRCRDFEERGFCLRGDMCPMEHGVNRIVIEDVQSLSQFNLPVSLPSAHLIGAPAGSGSLHSVNASTTIVNSKCIPGKISKSGVGDDVLPLDGAYPGSGCTSGAADVYDPDQPLWNDGALESLQSSKIEETEAFPSDASAHHHMRLSEVPDGDCPVGTTRTSVSSQGASSSVWARIGGSKNRYDMKEKTNSTMNPLHYPENQLKEDNDELVAAQTASSQGKQMIADDTDPKALDGLMKVQTESMRTLRKPSQKALRTLFVNGIPQKSNKREALLAHFKKFGEIIDIYIPLNSERAFVQFSKREEAEAALKAPDAVMGNRFIKLWWANRDSIRSESTTSGNGVIVTPRGQASAFVPSIPVLADRGKDIHQSDASKTNAELSTQSDQPKPVILDGSKGPPPIQKKLENLEQLKEELRKKQEMLDQKRNEFRRQLSKLEKHATGVKGEVVTEQAAKRPKTGMASDVAKLASSQLSDADTGMASPHAETTADKSKQLVNTVSQSPKPITTMRLQEPTGLKQPMQPFVPVNRYKLDNRPTAFRIMPPLPTGLADVAILKEHFLPYGELSTVELEASQVNGSNQQEARIIFTTRRAAERAFINGKCWKDHNLKFVWLTPSNSSNAAGSREHSPPAPKEPLEKDQHPEEQLENSANQEPIVSDDDPKSSEINNSSEHMEMEQGEDDLQGTPRQDSAKQSPDANAC from the exons ATGGAGCTGAAAGTTTCATCTCCAAAACCAGAGTCTGTTGTTCCATCTGATTGTGTAAGTAGCGATCCCGAGGAAAAGGAAGTTAGTGACGATGATGATGACGATCGGAATCATAAGCATCGGAGGAGGGAAGCTCGTTCTCAATCTTCAGAGAGAGATGTTTCAGAGCCTGTTAATAACAGGCCGTTCAGAAAACGTAACAAAAATTTTGGGAATCGGCATCCTTTCAGGGAAAATGAATCTCTAGGATTTGAAACAATGAAAACTTACAATGATGCCACCACAGATAAAGAGTTGTATTCTAAGTTTGAAAGAAGGCGCCCTGGATTGACTTCAGGTCCTCGAACACCTTTGGACATGAGACTACGGGCAAACCAACCTTTTACTGGAGATCCCAGTGTTGGTAGGGGAAGAGGTAGAGAATCTGGTTTTTGGAACCATCGGGATCCTAGGTTCAGCTCAATTGATGTTGCTACTCAATTGGTTCCAGGCTCTATTCCTCCAAGCCTTTATACTGGGCGAGGATTACCAAATGTTTCAAATGCACAAAGTGCATCCTGGAACACGTTTGGTTTAATTCCAACAGTACCCAATGGAGGACTAGATATGCTCCATCCAATGGGTTTACCGGCAGCTCTGAGACCTCCTATTAATCCATCACTAAATGTGAATATTCCTCGCCAACGGTGTAGAGATTTTGAGGAACGAGGGTTTTGCCTTAGAGGTGACATGTGCCCAATGGAGCATGGTGTTAATCGGATTGTTATTGAAGATGTCCAG AGTCTTTCACAGTTCAACCTTCCTGTTTCGCTTCCAAGTGCACATCTAATTGGAGCTCCAGCAGGATCAGGATCTCTACATTCAGTAAATGCTTCCACCACAATAGTGAACAGCAAATGTATACCTGGAAAAATTAGCAAGTCTGGAGTTGGTGATGATGTCTTGCCATTGGATGGTGCATATCCAGGTTCTGGTTGCACAAGTGGAGCAGCCGATGTTTATGATCCTGATCAACCCCTTTGGAATGATGGCGCTCTGGAGTCTCTTCAGTCATCCAAGATCGAAGAAACGGAGGCATTTCCTAGTGATGCTTCTGCCCACCATCATATGAGGTTATCAGAAGTTCCAGATGGTGATTGTCCAGTGGGTACTACCAGAACGTCTGTCAGTTCACAGGGTGCTAGTTCATCTGTCTGGGCCAGAATTGGTGGTTCAAAAAACAGATATGACATGAAAGAAAAGACAAACTCTACCATGAATCCCCTTCATTATCCTGAGAATCAATTGAAGGAAGATAATGATGAATTAGTTGCTGCTCAAACTGCTTCCTCTCAAGGAAAGCAAATGATAGCAGATGATACTGACCCAAAAGCCTTGGATGGTTTGATGAAGGTACAAACTGAAAGCATGCGAACTTTACGGAAACCTTCGCAAAAGGCATTGCGCACTCTATTTGTTAACGGTATACCTCAGAAAAGCAACAAAAGGGAGGCACTTCTTGCCCATTTTAAGAAGTTTGGGGAAATTATTGACATATATATTCCATTGAACAGTGAGCGAGCTTTTGTGCAATTCTCCAAGAGAGAAGAAGCTGAAGCTGCTTTGAAGGCCCCAGATGCTGTAATGGGTAATCGTTTTATCAAACTATGGTGGGCTAATCGTGATAGCATTCGCAGTGAAAGTACCACAAGTGGGAATGGTGTAATTGTAACTCCCCGTGGGCAAGCATCAGCTTTTGTTCCATCCATTCCTGTTCTCGCTGATAGGGGAAAAGATATACATCAATCTGATGCTTCAAAGACTAATGCTGAATTATCAACGCAATCTGATCAACCAAAGCCGGTCATCTTGGATGGGTCCAAGGGTCCACCTCCCATACAAAAGAAGCTAGAAAACCTAGAGCAATTAAAGGAAGAACTGCGCAAAAAGCAGGAAATGTTGGATCAAAAGCGTAATGAATTCAGACGCCAATTGAGCAAACTTGAGAAACAT GCTACAGGAGTCAAGGGTGAAGTAGTAACCGAGCAAGCTGCCAAGAGACCCAAAACTGGCATGGCATCTGATGTTGCCAAACTAGCTTCTTCGCAGTTGTCTGATGCTGATACTGGTATGGCATCTCCACATGCAGAGACAACTGCTGATAAAAGCAAACAGTTGGTCAATACTGTATCTCAAAGTCCCAAACCAATTACTACAATGAGATTGCAAGAACCCACAGGCCTAAAGCAGCCAATGCAACCATTTGTGCCTGTAAACAGATACAAATTGGATAATCGTCCCACTGCTTTCAGAATCATGCCTCCTCTGCCTACTGGTCTAGCAGAT GTTGCCATTTTGAAGGAACACTTCTTACCATATGGCGAACTTTCCACTGTTGAACTAGAAGCTTCACAAGTCAATGGTAGCAACCAACAAGAGGCACGGATAATTTTCACCACTCGACGTGCAGCCGAGAGAGCATTCATTAATGGAAAATGCTGGAAAGACCATAACCTAAAGTTTGTGTGGCTGACACCTAGTAATTCTAGCAATGCTGCTGGTAGTAGAGAACATTCTCCTCCTGCTCCCAAGGAGCCTTTAGAAAAAGACCAACATCCTGAAGAACAATTGGAGAACTCTGCTAACCAAGAACCAATTGTATCAGATGATGATCCCAAAAGTTCCGAAATCAATAACAGTTCAGAGCATATGGAAATGGAACAAGGTGAAGATGATCTCCAGGGTACCCCCAGGCAAGATTCCGCCAAACAATCACCTGATGCTAATGCCTGTTGA
- the LOC130982170 gene encoding uncharacterized protein LOC130982170: MNTTPFMDKQIMDLTHSGSSQSKDLIDLINNNNHNHKHNNTDDEDERVESQLEHHRQETLNNNLNGIGVTKDDIIPSYDFQPIRPLAASSPNYDSAPNLAASAAFSTRSWNSDSNANTSPPRPLIKSYSSLDTIEPTKVAAVGKDQKALDAIILSEIDQTMKKHMENLLHVMEGVSARLTQLESRTHRLENSVDDFKVSVGNNHGSTDGKLRQLENILREVQSGVRTVKDKQDILEAQLQLAKLQVSKTDQQSETQTSVVTNPIQQGASAPQQSQPQFPPHANLPQSIPAVPSPNAPPQPPPQQGLPPPIQLANQFPQNQIPAVPQRDSYFTPPPPVQPQEAPNQQYQVPPTQQPHPQPGAPPHQQYQQSPHPQFSQPAPHIPQQQPAPHLPQQPPAITPVNLPPAITPVNLPQIQSSLGQHVEETPYVPSQNYPPTLHQPTSQPPSGPPPTQQYYGAPTHAYEPPSSRPNPGYSSGYGTLSAPAEPYRYGGSSQYGGTPALKPQQLPTASSVSPSSGSGYPQLPTARVLPQALPTASVASGGSGSTGGGNRVPIDDVVDKVSSMGFPRDHVRATVRKLTENGQSVDLNAVLDKLMNDGELQQRGWFNR, from the exons ATGAATACGACGCCGTTTATGGACAAGCAGATTATGGATCTCACCCACTCAGGTTCTTCACAGAGCAAGGACCTCATCGAcctcatcaacaacaacaaccataATCACAAACACAACAACACTGATGACGAAGATGAACGTGTTGAATCCCAACTAGAACATCATCGTCAAGAAACCCTAAATAATAATCTCAATGGGATTGGGGTCACCAAAGATGACATCATTCCTAGCTACGATTTCCAACCCATTCGTCCCCTCGCCGCTTCTTCCCCTAATTACGATTCTGCCCCCAATTTAGCTGCTTCTGCTGCTTTCTCAACTAGGTCATGGAACTCCGATTCCAATGCTAACACTTCCCCTCCGCGCCCTCTCATCAAG AGTTACAGTTCTCTGGATACTATTGAACCTACAAAGGTTGCTGCGGTAGGAAAGGACCAAAAGGCTCTTGATGCAATAATTTtgtctgaaattgatcaaaccATGAAGAAACATATGGAAAATTTGCTTCatgttatggaaggtgttagtGCGCGGTTAACACAGCTAGAAAGCCGAACCCACCGACTTGAGAATTCTGTGGATGATTTCAAGGTATCTGTTGGAAACAATCATGGAAGCACTGATGGAAAACTAAGGCAATTGGAGAATATTCTGCGAGAg GTGCAATCAGGGGTGCGGACCGTCAAGGATAAGCAAGATATATTGGAAGCTCAGCTGCAGCTGGCAAAGCTGCAAGTGTCAAAGACGGATCAGCAGTCAGAAACACAAACTAGTGTAGTTACAAATCCCATTCAGCAAGGTGCATCTGCACCCCAGCAATCTCAGCCACAGTTTCCTCCTCACGCTAATCTCCCACAATCAATTCCTGCAGTCCCTTCTCCAAATGCGCCTCCTCAACCTCCCCCTCAACAGGGATTGCCACCTCCAATTCAACTTGCAAATCAATTCCCACAGAACCAAATCCCAGCTGTTCCTCAGAGAGACTCATACTTTACTCCACCACCACCTGTTCAACCTCAGGAGGCCCCAAATCAGCAGTACCAAGTGCCTCCAACTCAGCAGCCGCATCCTCAGCCGGGGGCACCCCCACATCAACAGTATCAACAGAGCCCTCATCCCCAGTTCTCACAGCCAGCACCTCATATACCTCAACAGCAGCCAGCACCTCATTTACCTCAACAGCCGCCAGCAATTACGCCCGTAAATCTGCCGCCAGCAATTACGCCTGTAAATCTGCCGCAAATTCAATCTTCACTTGGCCAGCATGTTGAGGAAACACCTTATGTTCCTTCGCAAAACTATCCACCCACTCTGCACCAGCCAACATCTCAGCCACCTAGTGGGCCTCCGCCTACCCAACAGTACTATGGCGCACCAACCCATGCATATGAACCGCCATCAAGTAGACCTAATCCAGGTTATTCTTCTGGATATGGTACATTATCGGCTCCTGCTGAGCCGTACCGTTATGGTGGATCATCACAATATGGTGGCACACCTGCACTTAAGCCACAACAACTACCTACTGCTTCATCAGTGTCTCCAAGCAGTGGAAGTGGCTACCCACAGCTCCCGACTGCTCGTGTACTCCCTCAGGCATTACCAACTGCATCTGTAGCAAGTGGGGGTTCAGGTTCTACCGGAGGTGGGAATAGGGTTCCCATTGATGATGTAGTTGACAAAGTTTCTAGTATGGGATTCCCTAGGGACCACGTAAGGGCAACGGTTCGGAAGCTGACAGAGAATGGACAATCAGTTGACCTGAATGCAGTTCTGGACAAGCTTATGAATGATGGTGAACTGCAGCAAAGAGGTTGGTTCAATCGGTAG